DNA sequence from the Armigeres subalbatus isolate Guangzhou_Male chromosome 1, GZ_Asu_2, whole genome shotgun sequence genome:
AAGAACCACGATCGCAGTTGCTAATAGAACCGACCGTGGAAGCTTGGATGCATTGACAGAAAGTACCACATTAGGAATGTCTGTGGCCAGTGGCGAAAAACTTTGCGGATTTggaatggcgtgtttggagatTAAGGATGGGAGGCTTGAGGAATGCTGGGGAGTATTATGGGCTTGCTTATTAACTGATAAGGTTGTGGAAGTCTGTGTCGCTTGTGGGTTCTGTAGAAAACGCTTGTTCGATTGTGGAGTTGACTAATTGTCAGACGATTCATTCGCCTGCAAGTGCAACATAGAGTGATGTCGCTGTCCACAGATACGACAAGTTCCTCGAATGCAGGCCCTTGCGATGTGGCCTCGTGATAGACAGTTAAAGCAAAGCTGAGATGACTTCACTGTGCTTCTTCTGTCATCCACCTTCATGGATCTGAACCGCTTACACTGGAACAACGGGTGCTGTCCCTCTCCACACAACAAACACGAAGACTGCACGCCGGCGTAGCTAGTGCTTACCCTTGTTGCCTTCTTCTGTTCCGGCTGGCCGAACGATTCTCCGATGAGTGAGCGCAAAACCGTGCAATGATTTTTCAGGAAATCCATCAGCTTGTCGAATTTAGGAACCTCCTTTGAACGGTGCTCCGTTTCCCACAAACGAAGCGTTGTTGTGTCCAGCTTACTTGAAAGTATGTGAACGAGTATCGTACTCCATTCAGATGTCTTTTCTCCCAGTTTGTCCAGCATTTGCAAATGTTTATCGAACTCATTGATGACATGGTTGAGTGATTCAAAAGTCTCCTTTTTCATGGATTGCACTGCAAATAAAGCCTCGAGATGGGACTTCACCAGAAGCTTTTTATTGCCGTAGCGTGATTCCAACGAATTCCACGCTATCGAATAATTGTTAGCCGTCAGATCAATGGAAGCAATCTGTTGCAGTGCTTCTCCTGCCAAAGAGGACCGCAGGTACGTGAACCTATCGATGTCCGAAAGATGGGTATTGTCCACAATCAGATTGTGAAACGTATCTCTGAATGTGACCCACTTCATCAACGAACCACGGAAAATCGGCAACTTGAGTTCTGGCAATTTTACTCGCATAGTTTGGATGGGAACCTGCTGCATTACTGTAGCGGATGCAGAACTAGAGCCCACACCGGGACATGACAAAAACGTTTGAAGAAGGTTCTTAATGGTAAAGTACTGGTTCGCAAAATCCTTCATAATCTTCCTGTTTGATTCTTCCACCTTTTGTTGTAGTGCTTTCCGCTTCCGTTTATCCTCGTCTTTCTCGTCCGTTTCGGTGATATCTTCATCGTCCTCTAGTAGTAATTCAATATTCACTCTCACTTCACAGAATTCATTGTACACCTCGTCaagcttttgacgtaggacttacgtctttctttactatactgggtgtcatttagatttttggaaatcgagagcgttacgctggaagggaagattttgaacgttactagcgccattatctttcgatggattttaaagatttatatatcaatcgactcggacactctccagcaatttgcctatttcattgaaacttaagattattgacgataagctattgaaaatttcaattcttgtcaaatccagtaaaaatttcatatgtaaccaatcccgtgcattcctaacacggacatcagaatgcggtatgttacgggccttcgggtctatcggaagattttctttgtgtataaaagaagcagtgtttgccgtgtgcgagtcattacaatttgtgacagcagcgcgtactgacgtgctttttgttcgcgcattttttcgtttcattcgtttgttcgctgtgtttacctacataACGGcatcatgcagtcaccagcggtagaactgccggtgggtctgcgaatatgcatgaaagaagtgggcgcattttcttgtcattctgtgcttgatgatggtcggatgcagtgatGTCGGTTgagatggatgcaatcgcccatcgtatcgctcggagttcacggctagaggctgCTGCCagtggtggtggatgaagaagtaTAAAATTAGatagatttggtctgctcatccaggtgattggtttcatagtccacatgatcccgggatgggtacgagtcatgtcatatttgttaagttgtgcttggtactaaacgacacgtacattaaaacatggttatactataacagttctgattccctagcaaacaaaatcaactacactgatgaacataaaaatttgattaaaataattactttcatttgtttgcagaaggcattagcaattaaagatgcacaatcagcaatagtgttaatatccattttagcttagacaatttcgctgtattatttgtaaatgttttaaaaaagttcacaaaaaaatacttccaatagaatatttaaataaactttatcttattctttgtttttgcattttctgagaaattgtatttataaacttgacgtagacttaataaacttgacgtagagtttggaatcaaaacattgaataattttttGTTGACGTAt
Encoded proteins:
- the LOC134207133 gene encoding uncharacterized protein LOC134207133, which translates into the protein MSDLRRWTKKERLLRNIVDSISEFVKSCDSSRDKTSVDARLKKEKRAMEDDEDITETDEKDEDKRKRKALQQKVEESNRKIMKDFANQYFTIKNLLQTFLSCPGVGSSSASATVMQQVPIQTMRVKLPELKLPIFRGSLMKWVTFRDTFHNLIVDNTHLSDIDRFTYLRSSLAGEALQQIASIDLTANNYSIAWNSLESRYGNKKLLVKSHLEALFAVQSMKKETFESLNHVINEFDKHLQMLDKLGEKTSEWSTILVHILSSKLDTTTLRLWETEHRSKEVPKFDKLMDFLKNHCTVLRSLIGESFGQPEQKKATRVSTSYAGVQSSCLLCGEGQHPLFQYIPNVVLSVNASKLPRSVLLATAIVVLEDQFGNTTQAMALLDSGSQLCFISEHASQRLKFKRSREALSISGIGQAVKQCKQSIFARVRSRVSTFSGDEVFHVLPRVTLNLPIRKVDSTGWKLPEDIALADPYFTEPSHVDMIIGASLFFDLLRNEKIKLGENGPVAQNTTLGWIICGNLPDHPDIRRPHVANACTEKLDELLTRFWELEACKSNSVLSLEEYACEKFFDRTTARDASGRFVVTLPKKDYLIQQLGDEAVPVSRTSAVC